Proteins from a genomic interval of Bradyrhizobium sp. CCBAU 53340:
- a CDS encoding efflux RND transporter permease subunit gives MDRLVALAVNRRFLMVGMFVAVFIGGLIAFNQLNIEAYPDPTPPMVDIVTQSPGLSAEEIERYITIPIETQVAGLKNLTTIRTISLYGLSDVKLQFSFAYTYEEALQQVLNRLAQLAPLPGNVQPQISPLSPIGEIFRYRLVGPPNYSVLDLKTIQDWILQRRFRAVPGVIDVTGWGGKSKTYELQVDNNKLVANGLTLPQLLQAVSNSNVNVGGNTVNIGQQSAVVRGVGLIKSIDDLANTMVAQTNGNPVLVKDVATVTVGQKPRLGIAGLDDADDIVQGIVLMRRGEQSTPTISRVEQLVAQINNSTILPPGVRIERIYDRKDLIDLTTHTVLHNMVVGILLIVLLQWIFLGDLRSALIVGATIPFALFFAVIILVLRGESANLLSVGAIDFGLIVDATVIMVEAIFRRLTQTTPTTETEHMSNETLFGMKSHAILSAAADVSRSIFFAAAIIIAAFLPLFTLSGVEGNIFGPMARTYAYALAGGLLATFTVTPALSAIILPAHVEETETRVMQILHRLYMPVLNWAVANRAIVLGGAVGLVVMTLVFGRLLGLEFLPKLEEGNLWIRATLPPTISLQEGNSYVNEMRKLIRARPEVESVVSQHGRPDDGTDAAGFFNAEFFAPLKPASEWPGTHDKEELTAQLLKQLDDRFPGVEFNFSQYLQDNVSEAVSGVKGENSIKLFGNDLQALTDTANKIKSVLSTVQGVTDLAVFTSLGQPTVQIDIDRAKAARYGLAPGDINATIKVAIGGDTAGDLYEPGSDRHFPIIVRLAPEYRRSAEAIQNIRIGAPGPNGSITQIPLSEVATISLVSGAAYIYREQQERYLPIKFSVRERDLGSAIREAQQKIADQVQLPPGSHMEWVGEFGNLQDAIRRLSIVVPISLALIGILLWFNFGSMTDTLLAMSVIPMAIFGGVLGLLISGTAFSVSAAIGFIALFGIAVMDGIIILSQFNQLIEEGLDRMSAVVRTGELQLRPVLMTCVVAGVGLLPAALSEGIGSQVQKPLAVVVVTGMMLAPVVILVTLPVLISFFSRRAR, from the coding sequence ATGGACCGTCTCGTCGCTCTTGCCGTCAACCGGCGCTTCCTGATGGTCGGCATGTTTGTCGCCGTGTTCATCGGCGGCCTGATCGCGTTCAACCAGCTCAACATCGAGGCCTATCCCGATCCGACCCCGCCGATGGTCGACATCGTCACGCAGAGCCCGGGCCTGTCGGCGGAAGAGATCGAGCGCTACATCACGATCCCGATCGAGACCCAGGTCGCCGGCCTGAAGAACCTAACGACCATCCGCACCATCTCGCTCTACGGCCTCTCCGACGTCAAACTCCAGTTCTCGTTTGCCTACACCTATGAAGAGGCGTTGCAGCAGGTCTTGAACCGCCTGGCGCAACTCGCGCCGCTGCCGGGTAACGTGCAGCCGCAGATCTCGCCGTTGAGCCCGATCGGCGAAATCTTCCGCTATCGCCTGGTCGGCCCGCCCAACTACAGCGTGCTCGACCTCAAGACCATCCAGGACTGGATCCTCCAGCGCCGCTTCCGCGCCGTGCCCGGCGTGATCGACGTCACCGGCTGGGGCGGCAAGAGCAAGACCTACGAGCTCCAGGTCGACAACAACAAGCTGGTCGCCAATGGCCTGACACTGCCGCAGCTGCTGCAGGCCGTCAGCAACTCCAACGTCAATGTCGGCGGCAACACCGTCAATATCGGCCAGCAATCGGCCGTGGTCCGCGGCGTCGGCCTGATCAAGTCGATCGACGACCTCGCCAACACCATGGTGGCGCAGACCAATGGCAATCCGGTGCTGGTGAAGGACGTCGCCACCGTCACCGTCGGCCAGAAGCCGCGCCTCGGCATCGCCGGCCTCGACGATGCCGACGACATCGTACAGGGCATCGTGCTGATGCGCCGCGGCGAGCAGAGCACGCCGACCATCAGTCGTGTCGAGCAGTTGGTCGCCCAGATCAACAATTCGACCATCCTGCCGCCGGGAGTGCGGATCGAGCGCATTTACGACCGCAAGGACCTGATCGACCTCACCACCCACACCGTGCTGCACAACATGGTGGTGGGCATCCTCTTGATCGTGCTGCTGCAGTGGATCTTCCTCGGCGATCTCCGTAGCGCACTGATCGTCGGCGCCACGATTCCGTTCGCGCTGTTCTTCGCCGTGATCATCCTGGTGCTGCGCGGGGAATCGGCCAACCTGCTCTCGGTCGGCGCCATCGATTTTGGCCTGATCGTGGACGCCACCGTCATCATGGTGGAGGCGATCTTCCGCCGCCTGACGCAGACCACGCCGACGACGGAAACCGAGCATATGTCGAACGAGACGCTGTTCGGCATGAAGAGCCACGCCATCCTCAGCGCCGCCGCCGACGTCTCGCGCTCGATCTTCTTTGCCGCCGCGATCATCATCGCGGCCTTCCTGCCGCTGTTCACACTATCAGGCGTCGAGGGCAACATTTTCGGGCCGATGGCGCGCACCTATGCCTACGCGCTCGCCGGCGGCCTGCTCGCGACCTTCACCGTCACACCTGCGCTATCCGCGATCATCCTGCCGGCGCACGTCGAGGAGACCGAGACCCGCGTGATGCAGATCCTGCATCGGCTCTATATGCCGGTGCTGAACTGGGCCGTCGCCAACCGAGCCATCGTGCTTGGTGGCGCGGTCGGCCTTGTGGTGATGACCCTCGTGTTCGGCCGGCTGCTCGGTCTCGAATTCCTGCCGAAGCTGGAAGAGGGCAATCTCTGGATCCGCGCCACGCTGCCGCCCACCATCTCGCTCCAGGAGGGCAACTCCTACGTCAACGAGATGCGCAAGTTGATCCGCGCTCGACCCGAGGTCGAATCCGTGGTGTCGCAGCACGGCCGCCCGGACGACGGCACCGACGCCGCCGGGTTCTTCAATGCCGAGTTCTTCGCGCCACTGAAGCCCGCGAGCGAGTGGCCGGGCACGCACGACAAGGAAGAGCTGACCGCGCAGCTGCTCAAGCAGCTCGACGACCGCTTCCCCGGCGTCGAATTCAACTTCTCGCAATATCTGCAGGACAACGTCTCCGAAGCGGTCTCCGGCGTGAAGGGCGAGAACTCGATCAAGCTGTTCGGCAACGATCTCCAGGCGCTGACCGACACCGCCAACAAGATCAAGTCTGTGCTGTCGACGGTACAGGGCGTCACCGACCTTGCGGTCTTCACCTCGCTCGGACAGCCGACCGTGCAGATCGACATCGATCGCGCCAAGGCCGCGCGCTACGGGCTCGCCCCCGGCGACATCAACGCCACCATCAAGGTTGCGATCGGCGGCGACACTGCGGGCGATCTCTACGAGCCTGGAAGCGACCGTCACTTCCCGATCATCGTTCGTCTTGCGCCGGAGTATCGCCGCAGCGCCGAGGCGATCCAGAATATCAGGATCGGCGCGCCGGGGCCGAACGGTTCGATCACCCAGATTCCCTTGAGCGAAGTCGCCACGATCAGCCTCGTCTCCGGCGCCGCCTATATCTATCGCGAGCAGCAGGAGCGCTATCTGCCGATCAAGTTCTCGGTACGTGAGCGCGATCTCGGCAGCGCCATCCGCGAGGCGCAGCAGAAGATCGCCGACCAGGTCCAGCTGCCGCCCGGCTCGCACATGGAATGGGTCGGCGAGTTCGGCAATCTCCAGGACGCGATCCGGCGGCTGTCGATCGTGGTGCCGATCTCGCTGGCGCTGATCGGCATCCTGCTCTGGTTCAATTTCGGCTCGATGACCGACACGCTGCTCGCCATGAGCGTGATCCCGATGGCGATCTTCGGCGGCGTGCTCGGCCTTCTGATCTCCGGCACCGCCTTCAGCGTCTCGGCGGCGATCGGCTTCATCGCGCTGTTCGGCATCGCCGTGATGGACGGCATTATCATCCTCTCGCAGTTCAACCAGCTGATCGAAGAGGGCTTGGATCGCATGAGTGCGGTGGTGCGCACCGGCGAGCTGCAGCTCCGGCCCGTGCTGATGACCTGCGTGGTCGCGGGCGTGGGCCTGCTGCCGGCCGCGCTCTCGGAGGGCATCGGCTCGCAGGTGCAGAAGCCGCTCGCGGTCGTCGTCGTCACCGGCATGATGCTGGCGCCGGTCGTGATCCTGGTGACGCTGCCGGTGCTGATCTCCTTCTTCTCGCGCCGGGCGCGCTAG
- a CDS encoding efflux RND transporter periplasmic adaptor subunit, which translates to MVAENTKKLQVLTKRRVITSVVLLALAGAGAYGVLFAGAKEKKNSEVSSQSRKNAQNFTPTPSEWATLTIEPVKAKTFRAEYVTEGKVAVDEDRSTPVFSPYAGRVTKLLAKPGESVTQGQPLFTIEAADTVQAQNDFITAMTSQNKAKSALELADIQYKRAKDLYEGRAIPLKDYQQAEAIQVQAQNDMRSAVTALEAANNKLRILGFTDETIKAFQTKSTINPEITIYAPIAGTVVQRKIGPGQYVNSGASDPVFVIGDLSTVWLTAFVRESDAAQVSVGQDITVNVMALPGRPLTAKINYVAAAIDPSTRRLLVRATIDNKDGLLKPEMFANVTIYSAGDRAAPAVPKQSLIYEGNQVRIWVAHEDKSVELRQIKIGLINGNLVEVTSNLKPDEQIVVKGSLFIDRAASGS; encoded by the coding sequence ATGGTAGCTGAAAATACCAAGAAATTGCAGGTGCTTACAAAGCGACGGGTGATTACATCCGTAGTTTTACTGGCGCTTGCCGGGGCCGGTGCCTACGGCGTCCTGTTCGCGGGCGCCAAGGAGAAGAAGAACTCCGAAGTCTCCAGCCAGTCACGCAAGAACGCCCAGAATTTCACGCCGACGCCGTCCGAATGGGCGACATTGACGATCGAGCCGGTCAAGGCCAAGACATTCCGCGCCGAATACGTCACCGAAGGCAAGGTCGCGGTCGATGAGGACCGCTCGACGCCGGTGTTCTCGCCCTATGCAGGCCGGGTGACCAAGCTGCTCGCCAAGCCCGGCGAGAGCGTGACCCAGGGCCAACCGCTGTTCACGATCGAAGCCGCCGATACCGTGCAGGCCCAGAACGATTTCATCACGGCGATGACGTCGCAGAACAAGGCAAAGTCTGCGCTTGAGCTTGCCGACATCCAGTACAAGCGTGCCAAGGATCTCTACGAGGGCCGCGCCATCCCGCTCAAGGACTATCAGCAGGCGGAAGCGATCCAGGTCCAGGCGCAGAACGACATGCGCTCCGCGGTGACGGCGCTGGAGGCCGCAAACAACAAGCTGCGCATCCTCGGCTTCACCGACGAGACCATCAAGGCGTTCCAGACCAAGAGCACCATCAATCCGGAGATCACGATCTACGCGCCGATCGCGGGCACGGTCGTGCAGCGCAAGATCGGTCCCGGCCAATACGTCAATTCCGGTGCCAGCGATCCGGTCTTCGTGATCGGCGATCTCTCCACGGTCTGGCTCACCGCCTTCGTGCGCGAGAGCGATGCTGCTCAGGTCAGCGTCGGGCAAGATATCACCGTCAACGTGATGGCGCTGCCGGGCCGTCCGCTGACCGCCAAGATCAACTACGTCGCTGCCGCGATCGATCCCAGCACCCGCCGTCTGCTGGTCCGCGCCACCATCGACAACAAGGACGGCCTGCTCAAGCCGGAAATGTTCGCCAACGTCACGATCTATTCGGCCGGCGATCGCGCGGCGCCTGCGGTGCCCAAGCAGTCGCTGATCTACGAAGGCAACCAGGTCCGCATTTGGGTCGCACATGAAGACAAGTCGGTCGAGCTCCGTCAGATCAAGATCGGCCTCATCAATGGCAACCTCGTCGAGGTGACCAGCAACCTGAAGCCCGACGAACAGATAGTCGTCAAAGGCAGCCTGTTCATCGACCGCGCGGCGTCCGGCAGCTGA
- a CDS encoding CoA transferase produces the protein MQSPIDILKDIWTSAGGDVAALERVQLTGEEPQIPSSFRVAVAGQTTIAAAGLAAAELWRLRSGEAQDVAVDMRHAVSECRSERYLRLDGKPPPPAWDAIAGVYKTGDDRFVRCHTNFPHHRDAVCNVLVSEADRDKVQAALMQWKGEKFETEAYGAGGVVALMRSYDEWSALPQARALAELPLISIEKIGDAAPKPWPEGDRPLSGLRVLDLSRVIAGPVAGRTLAAHGADVLLVSGPDLPAIPWLTIDTGRGKLTTFIELKSEAGRAQMRELLKEADIFSQGYRPRALASLGFSPEVAAEINPGIVYVTLSAYGHAGPWAERRGFDSLVQTTTGFNDAEGKAAGVDGPKELPAQMLDHATGYLMAFGAMMAKARQASEGGSWHVRVSLAQTGRWLWNLGRLDGGLNAPDLTGEAVHAAFMETMSSGFGTLKAVRHSAVLSKTPARWSRPAMPLGSHPPQWPR, from the coding sequence ATGCAAAGCCCCATCGACATCCTCAAGGATATCTGGACTTCCGCCGGCGGCGATGTCGCCGCGCTCGAACGCGTGCAGCTGACCGGCGAGGAGCCGCAAATCCCATCCTCGTTTCGCGTCGCCGTCGCCGGGCAGACGACGATCGCCGCCGCCGGTCTTGCCGCTGCCGAGCTCTGGCGACTGCGCAGCGGCGAGGCGCAGGACGTCGCCGTCGACATGCGCCATGCCGTCTCCGAGTGCCGTTCCGAGCGTTATCTTCGCCTCGACGGCAAGCCGCCGCCGCCGGCCTGGGACGCCATCGCCGGCGTCTACAAGACTGGCGATGACCGTTTCGTTCGCTGCCACACCAACTTCCCGCATCATCGCGATGCCGTCTGCAACGTGCTTGTCAGTGAGGCGGATCGCGACAAGGTGCAAGCCGCATTGATGCAATGGAAGGGCGAGAAATTTGAAACCGAAGCCTATGGTGCCGGCGGTGTCGTTGCGCTGATGCGCTCCTACGATGAATGGTCCGCACTGCCGCAGGCACGCGCGCTTGCCGAATTGCCGCTGATCTCGATCGAGAAGATCGGCGATGCCGCACCAAAACCCTGGCCCGAAGGCGATCGTCCACTCTCAGGTTTGCGCGTGCTCGATCTCTCCCGCGTGATCGCAGGTCCCGTCGCCGGCCGCACGCTCGCGGCGCACGGCGCGGATGTGCTGCTCGTCTCAGGGCCGGACCTGCCGGCCATTCCCTGGCTCACCATCGACACCGGCCGCGGCAAGCTCACGACCTTCATCGAGTTGAAGAGCGAAGCGGGCAGGGCGCAGATGCGCGAATTGCTCAAAGAGGCTGATATCTTTTCGCAGGGCTATCGCCCGCGCGCGCTCGCCTCTCTCGGCTTCTCGCCGGAAGTGGCCGCGGAGATCAATCCCGGCATCGTCTACGTCACGCTGTCGGCTTACGGCCATGCCGGCCCGTGGGCCGAGCGCCGCGGCTTCGATTCGCTGGTGCAGACCACGACCGGCTTCAACGACGCGGAAGGAAAGGCCGCCGGCGTCGATGGTCCCAAGGAATTGCCGGCGCAGATGCTCGACCACGCCACCGGCTATCTGATGGCGTTCGGCGCGATGATGGCCAAGGCACGCCAGGCAAGCGAAGGCGGCAGCTGGCACGTGCGCGTGTCGCTGGCGCAGACCGGACGCTGGCTATGGAATCTCGGCCGGCTCGATGGAGGCCTCAACGCCCCGGATCTTACGGGCGAGGCCGTACATGCAGCGTTCATGGAAACGATGTCATCTGGCTTCGGCACGTTGAAGGCGGTGCGCCATTCGGCCGTGCTGTCGAAGACGCCGGCGCGTTGGAGCCGCCCGGCGATGCCGCTCGGCAGTCATCCGCCGCAATGGCCGCGCTGA
- a CDS encoding SDR family NAD(P)-dependent oxidoreductase yields MDLGLKGKNAVVLGGTRGIGRAIAATLAGEGANVAVCARNADQVATTVAELKAGGIRAAGGTVDVTDGAALKAWIEGAARELGGIDLLFANAGAMAQGHDPASWEQNFRLDLLGAVHAFDAARPFLEASGASSGDAAFVIISSISAAQADTASSYGPIKAALIHMAKGLARQYARKKIRVNVVSPGTVYFKGGVWEMIEKNMPERYNDAMKRNPTGRMATPQEIANAAVFLASPVSGFTTGSNLVVDGAISNRVNF; encoded by the coding sequence ATGGATCTCGGTCTCAAAGGGAAGAATGCCGTCGTGCTCGGCGGCACGCGCGGCATCGGGCGGGCGATTGCGGCAACGCTGGCCGGTGAAGGTGCCAATGTCGCGGTCTGCGCGCGCAATGCGGACCAGGTTGCGACGACCGTTGCCGAGCTGAAGGCTGGCGGCATCCGCGCCGCCGGCGGCACGGTTGACGTCACCGACGGCGCCGCGCTGAAGGCGTGGATCGAGGGCGCGGCCAGGGAGCTCGGTGGCATCGATCTGCTGTTCGCCAATGCGGGCGCCATGGCGCAGGGCCATGATCCCGCATCATGGGAGCAGAATTTCCGGCTCGACCTGCTCGGCGCCGTGCATGCATTCGACGCGGCGCGGCCCTTCCTCGAGGCCAGCGGCGCGAGCAGCGGCGATGCGGCCTTCGTCATCATCTCGTCGATCTCCGCGGCGCAGGCGGACACGGCCAGCTCCTACGGCCCGATCAAGGCCGCGCTGATCCACATGGCCAAGGGCCTCGCGCGTCAATATGCCAGGAAGAAGATCCGCGTGAATGTCGTCTCGCCCGGCACCGTCTATTTCAAGGGCGGCGTCTGGGAGATGATCGAGAAGAACATGCCCGAGCGTTACAACGACGCGATGAAGCGTAATCCGACGGGGCGGATGGCGACGCCACAGGAGATCGCGAACGCTGCGGTGTTTCTGGCAAGCCCGGTGTCGGGGTTCACGACGGGGTCGAATCTCGTGGTGGATGGGGCGATCTCGAACCGGGTGAATTTTTAA
- a CDS encoding error-prone DNA polymerase — protein MTTPAYAEIGITTNFSFLRGGSDPRAYVHQASKLGIPVIGIADHNTLAGVVRAWNELDNDKVLHKPKLLIGARIVFIDGTPDIFVYPRDRAAYGRLCQLLTRGKRGDDITRIEKGECHLRFADLLEFSEGQLLVLTLPRRFDDAQVLDTLAKLKASRAEGVWLAASLIYRGDDRRRLARLDDLAATAKVSLLATNEVLYHDPGRRPLQDVLTCIREKTTIEAIGRKLEANAERFLKTPREMSRLFRDFPDAIAETMRFADRIDFSLDQLKYQYPDEPVPPGKTAQGHLEDLTWAGVDTYFGGKIDDKLRATLKKELALISELKYAHYFLTVHDIVHYARSQNILCQGRGSAANSAVCYVLGITSVDPTKVDLLFERFISKERLEPPDIDVDFEHSRREEVMQYVYRRYGRHRAAIIATVIHYRPRSAIRDVGKALGLTEDVTAALADTVWGSWGKGLNDMQVRQAGLDPKNPMINLAVELATELIEFPRHLSQHVGGYVLTQDRLDTYVPIGNAAMDDRTFIEWDKDDVDALSMMKVDVLALGMLTCIRKCFDLIADHKGERLVLATVPQDDPKVYDMLCAGESLGVFQVESRAQMNMLPRLKPRTFYDLVIEVAIVRPGPIQGDMVHPYLRRRNGLEKVSYPSPSPDHGDKDELYKVLHKTMGVPLFQEQAMRIAIEAAKFTSEEANGLRRSMATFRNVGTIGQYEEKLIGNMVARGYDANFARSCFDQIKGFGSYGFPESHAASFAQLVYISSWLKYHHPDAFCCGLLNSQPMGFYAPAQIVGDARKNGVKVREIDVSYSFAQNTLENTDDRYCAVRLGFRQIDGFHWLDEDEERLKTIQSSFRGARSASPESIATIGSMGLDSQMRNCASELDAGASPRNDGATDWADRIIAARNRRPFTSLEDFARDTGLPKRALILLADADAFRSLGLDRREALWQVRRLPDDVPLPLFEAAIAREQPDEHAKPLPEMPRPEQVVADYQTIRLSLKGHPMEFLREMFSRERIVACKEISHENERRRVRCAGVVLVRQRPGSASGVVFMTLEDETGIANVVVWPKIMEQYRKEVMGARLIEVQGYIQSSPEKVTHLIAQRMIDRSHDLVGLANDALSRRHPVPSGATVVEPLNEDPRALTDMPAQKIRHPRNVRILPPSRDFH, from the coding sequence ATGACGACGCCCGCTTATGCCGAGATCGGCATCACCACCAATTTCTCCTTCCTGCGCGGTGGCTCGGATCCACGCGCCTATGTGCATCAGGCCAGCAAGCTCGGCATTCCCGTGATCGGCATCGCCGATCACAACACGCTGGCCGGCGTGGTACGGGCCTGGAACGAGCTCGATAATGACAAGGTGCTGCATAAGCCCAAACTGCTGATCGGCGCGCGTATCGTCTTCATCGACGGTACGCCCGACATTTTCGTCTATCCGCGCGACCGGGCCGCCTATGGCCGGCTGTGCCAGCTTTTGACCCGGGGCAAGCGCGGCGACGACATCACACGGATCGAGAAAGGAGAATGCCATCTCAGATTCGCTGATCTTCTGGAGTTTTCGGAAGGCCAGCTCCTTGTCCTGACGCTACCGCGTCGGTTCGATGATGCGCAGGTGCTGGATACGCTCGCAAAACTCAAGGCGAGCCGCGCCGAGGGCGTGTGGCTGGCGGCGAGCCTGATCTATCGCGGCGACGATCGGCGCCGCCTGGCACGGCTCGACGATCTCGCCGCCACAGCCAAAGTGTCGCTGCTCGCGACCAACGAGGTGCTCTATCACGATCCCGGCCGGCGTCCCCTCCAGGACGTGCTCACCTGCATCAGGGAAAAGACCACGATTGAGGCGATCGGGCGGAAGCTCGAGGCCAATGCCGAGCGGTTCTTGAAGACGCCGCGGGAAATGTCGCGGCTGTTTCGCGACTTTCCCGATGCGATCGCTGAGACCATGCGCTTTGCCGACAGGATCGACTTCTCGCTCGACCAGCTCAAATACCAGTATCCGGACGAGCCCGTGCCGCCGGGCAAGACCGCGCAAGGGCATCTGGAGGATCTGACCTGGGCAGGCGTCGACACATATTTCGGCGGCAAGATCGACGACAAACTGCGCGCGACGCTCAAGAAGGAGCTCGCGCTGATATCAGAGCTGAAATACGCGCATTACTTCCTCACCGTGCATGACATTGTCCACTACGCGCGCAGCCAGAACATTCTGTGCCAGGGGCGGGGATCGGCGGCGAATTCGGCCGTCTGCTACGTGCTCGGCATCACCTCGGTCGATCCGACCAAGGTCGATCTGTTGTTTGAGCGCTTCATCTCCAAGGAGCGGCTGGAGCCGCCTGACATCGACGTCGATTTCGAGCATTCGCGGCGCGAGGAAGTGATGCAATATGTCTACCGCCGCTACGGCCGCCACCGCGCCGCGATCATCGCGACCGTGATCCATTATCGCCCGCGCAGCGCCATCCGCGACGTCGGCAAGGCGCTGGGCCTGACCGAGGATGTCACCGCCGCGCTCGCTGACACCGTCTGGGGCAGCTGGGGCAAGGGCCTCAACGACATGCAGGTCCGGCAGGCCGGGCTCGATCCCAAGAATCCCATGATCAACCTTGCGGTCGAGCTGGCGACCGAGCTGATCGAATTTCCGCGTCATCTCTCCCAGCATGTCGGCGGCTATGTGCTGACGCAGGACCGGCTCGACACCTATGTGCCGATCGGCAATGCCGCGATGGACGACCGCACCTTCATCGAATGGGACAAGGACGACGTCGATGCGCTCAGCATGATGAAGGTCGACGTGCTCGCGCTGGGCATGCTGACCTGCATCCGCAAGTGCTTTGATCTGATCGCGGACCACAAGGGCGAGCGCCTTGTGCTGGCAACCGTACCGCAGGACGATCCCAAGGTTTACGACATGCTGTGCGCCGGCGAGTCGCTTGGCGTGTTCCAGGTCGAGAGCCGCGCGCAGATGAACATGCTGCCGCGCCTGAAGCCGCGGACCTTCTACGACCTCGTCATCGAGGTTGCGATCGTGCGCCCGGGTCCGATCCAGGGCGACATGGTGCATCCTTACTTGAGGCGGCGGAATGGTCTGGAGAAGGTAAGCTATCCGTCTCCGTCGCCGGACCATGGCGACAAGGACGAGCTCTACAAGGTGCTACACAAAACGATGGGCGTGCCCCTGTTCCAGGAGCAGGCGATGCGCATCGCGATCGAGGCGGCGAAGTTCACCTCCGAGGAAGCCAACGGCCTGCGCCGCTCGATGGCGACCTTCCGCAATGTCGGCACCATCGGCCAGTACGAGGAGAAGTTGATCGGCAACATGGTCGCGCGCGGCTATGACGCAAACTTCGCCAGAAGCTGCTTTGACCAGATCAAGGGCTTCGGCTCCTACGGTTTTCCTGAGAGCCATGCCGCGAGCTTTGCGCAACTCGTCTATATCTCGTCGTGGCTGAAATATCATCACCCCGACGCCTTCTGCTGCGGCCTCTTGAATTCGCAGCCGATGGGCTTTTACGCACCAGCGCAGATTGTCGGCGATGCCCGCAAGAATGGCGTCAAGGTGCGCGAAATCGACGTGTCCTACAGCTTTGCGCAGAACACGCTGGAGAATACGGACGACAGATATTGCGCCGTGCGCCTCGGCTTTCGCCAGATCGACGGCTTTCACTGGCTCGATGAGGATGAAGAGAGACTGAAAACCATCCAATCGTCATTCCGGGGCGCGCGTAGCGCGAGCCCGGAATCCATAGCCACTATAGGGAGTATGGGTCTGGATTCTCAGATGCGCAATTGCGCATCAGAGCTCGACGCTGGCGCGTCGCCCCGGAATGACGGAGCAACCGACTGGGCCGATCGCATCATCGCCGCCCGCAACCGCCGGCCCTTCACTTCGCTCGAAGACTTCGCCCGCGACACCGGCCTGCCCAAGCGCGCGCTGATCCTGCTGGCGGATGCCGATGCGTTCCGCTCGCTCGGGCTCGACCGCCGCGAGGCGTTGTGGCAGGTGCGGCGGTTGCCCGACGACGTGCCACTGCCGCTGTTCGAAGCAGCCATCGCGCGCGAGCAGCCGGACGAGCATGCCAAGCCGCTCCCCGAGATGCCGCGTCCCGAACAGGTCGTCGCCGACTACCAGACCATCCGGCTGTCACTCAAAGGCCATCCGATGGAATTCTTGCGCGAGATGTTTTCGCGCGAGCGTATCGTCGCCTGCAAGGAGATCAGCCATGAGAACGAACGGCGCCGCGTCCGCTGCGCCGGCGTGGTGCTGGTGCGGCAGCGGCCGGGCAGCGCTAGCGGCGTCGTGTTCATGACGCTGGAGGACGAAACCGGCATCGCCAATGTCGTCGTGTGGCCCAAGATCATGGAGCAGTACCGGAAAGAAGTGATGGGCGCGCGTCTTATCGAGGTGCAGGGCTATATCCAGAGCAGCCCGGAGAAGGTGACGCACCTGATCGCCCAGCGCATGATCGACCGCTCGCATGATCTGGTCGGTCTCGCCAACGATGCCTTGAGCCGCAGGCACCCGGTGCCATCAGGCGCCACTGTGGTCGAGCCGCTCAACGAAGACCCCCGCGCGCTCACGGATATGCCGGCGCAAAAAATCCGCCACCCCCGCAACGTCCGCATCCTGCCGCCGTCGCGGGATTTCCATTGA